TTAGGCTACAACATGGGAGAAGATGCCTAATATTTGACAGAGGGCTCAGAGGAAAGGTGGGGATGGGATTTCAGTCAATACAGAAGTGATAGGGTGGAGGCTTTGCAGCAAAACATGTACATTGGTCTGCAACTTACCTCCTGGTTCCTCATTTCTACAACATTTTCGTTGCTGTCATAGAATCCAAAGTGGCTGCgtggaaaagaggaaacagtCAGTACAGATGAGTCTCAAAATTGTCACTGCTATTTGGACCACAAACAGTTCATTTGTTCGTTAGGGTTATGAAAATACTGCAAACTCCAGTTTAGAAAATAATCTaatgtatgttttatgtatgATCTTATTTATAGTCAGTGATCTCCTAAACATGCTGCTGAACAACACACATAAGGCAGCAAAGGCAATACAAAATGTAGCTATCATTAAATATCAGGTGTCTATTAGGCGTCAGTGTGCAGTAAGCAGAAAGAGAatcaacactgtgtgtgtagactATAAAACTCTGATGACAGTGAGAACCTGGACTGCCACGGTGTGATGACGCCATCATCTGGTCCTCCAATCAGCACGAGCTTCTTGATGCGCAGGAAGTTCTCCCTCCATGCTGAGGGGGTGAAGCGAAGAAATGCATGCTTATCACAGAGCACATTTTTCCTGTACATCCACAAGTATACAGCGCACGGTGACCATGGCAGTAACCCGTCCCGTTACCTTTCATCTTGGCGTGAGGTCTGTCACCGTTAAGCAGCGGCAGAAAGCTGTTCGTCTGCAGGTAGCGGGACCTATGGTGAGGGTCTGTGGATAAAGGACAAaggtctgtctgctgtgtgcaggtgctCCTAAGCTACAGGCAGATATCTTTTCATGCTAAGAACATCCCCCAGTCTCACCGTTCCAGTAGTTGCAAATGGACACTTTCTGTCCCAGTCTGGTGTAGCAAATACGAAACACTGTCTTCTTCAGGTAGTCAGGAAATACACACCTCAGGTAATCTGTGTCTGTGGAGTGAGACAGGGAGGAAGAATTCTTTACAATAAGGAGATCTATGATAAATTAATACTATTTGTTGATATTTGAAAGGTTTTAAAGAGTCCTAAAATGTCATAATGCCGTGGAGGCTTATCTAAACATGCTCCCTGACCTCCATACTGCCCGGCCTGTGGAGATGACAGCGAAATGAAGGCGTCCACGTTGTGGTCTGAAATTGTCGAGAGAAGCGCTCTGCAAATCAGACCACCttagaggagaaggaggagacaaAGGGGTCACAACAGCAAGCGGGTTTCGAACAGACCAGTTTTTCCAAACAGAGACTTTTATGCGTTTTAAAATTTTTGTTATGCAAGGGAGGCCTGTTGGAGGAGAATGTCAAATGAGTTCACAGCTGCACTGAAAGTTTGACGTTCCCGTTTGTACGTTCTTTGTAAATTGTTTTCTGCTTCTAAATGTTTTAGTACATAAGAACTGAGAGCCATTGGGACTGAAAATGACACTTATCTCGGTATGATGGAAACGTGGAAGTGGAAGTTGAGGCCCTCTGGTGTATAGAtctttcgtgtgtgtgtgtgtgtgtgtgtgtcaatgttcCTCTACATGTGGGTTAATTTCCATAGCATTATgaaggcatgtgtgtgttctcaggctTTGTGAATGGACATTTGGCCGCATTTGTGTAATGTACTGCTGTATATATACCAGTATAtagtatatctgtgtgtgtgtgtgtgtgtgtgtatttgtagaGTGAGCAGGAAAGACCTCAAGCAGAAGGCAAATAAGACGTCATGCCATCAACAGCCTTTTCACTGcacttttctccctctgtgttcaATGTATTttactatatgtgtgtgtactcgCGGTGGTTGTTTTGTCAAGCTGACCCTcaggagacagacagtctgTCCCCTTTCTCCCTGAGCGACCTCCTGTTGTCCTTGTAGTCGGCGTGAGCAAATTATACAACATTATCTCACAGTCAGAATTTATCTTGGTCTGGCAGACTGACTGACGCCTCTCTTCTCATCTACCACATCCTTTTATGTACCAAGTGACCATTCAAAGATGAACATTTCTCAAAACTTACACTCTGTTGCAGTGCTAATGCAGTCTGATACAACTGCCCAGGCACTAACATAACCACACTCATATCAGAGACATCTATCGCCTCTTCTCATCACACCTGCTTGGGGGCAAGAAATGTGCTTTTGGGCCCCTGCTGCCTCCAAGTGCAGCGCACACATGACTGACTAGACAGTAGCTTCATGCACTTGAATACTGCCTGGCCCCAGGTTGTCAGTTAATTTGTGATAATTCATGAAATGCATCTTTATTTTGGTATCTGCACCACATGAaactaaaataatcaaatgccccatattatgtaaaatgtgctaatgtcttttcaacataaatttGCATCCCCAGGAAGTCTAGAGCCCCTCAAACTATATGAAAAGACaatcttctctcttttttcccatctttcagtaaatgtgcgTCAAAATGCTCAGTTTAAGTTGcctccccttatgatgtcataagggcaTCTGTCGCTAACcctgtgacctcctccagcccttcatcGGGCCGACTGTTCCCGCcaatgaaaacctcctgaatccacctcactgtcagCCATTGTTGTTTCCTCACCAACAGCAACACGAAGATGTCAAAGGCAACAGCGAACCAGCAGATAGTTCTGTTCCTCTGAAACGGAGCctgcagacagaggctgaaaacagctgcagcagccgcgTCTGCTATGAgggaaataatgtgttttatgaacATTAAACcctgtaaacctgttctagtggGACCTCCAAACACCAGTGTGAAccttaaaatgagcagaatatgggacctttaaaaccACCAGACAGCAAGATTGGGTAATGATGGAGGATTCTGTTGATAATGTACTCTGGCTGTGCTGACAAATTTGCAAGTAAtcaaaaaaccaaaaagtaGCTGAGCCGTGGTGAACCCGGGGCTTTTGGGGGCCACTGCAGGGCGATCCTCCTTTTGCCTGTTTGATAATCCCGTCTTGCCTCTTCCTACTTTGATAAATGCTTTGATCATTAGAACAAATTGTTTTAACTTGGTTGTCATGGACTAACATTGTCTTTTTCAAGCTCTTCACTCTTTTGCTGGCAGGACATTTTCATTCCGATGCTTATTAGTGTTGATGTGTAAGAACGGGCTCACTGTCTGGTGAATGGCATGTATGGTCGGCATGTGTGTGCGAGCGGCAAAGAGCACCTTGTGAAAAGCACAGAAGATGGACGCCATCAGGAGCCTTTCGCATGATGGACTCAATGGCTTTCCTGAAGGCTTGGACCTGCCGCCACAGTGGCTTCAGACTGGTCATGTTGTCGTACAAGTCAATCACCGACACCTTAGTGCCTGGATGCGCCTGGGAATAACATTTAGAAAGGAAGTGAGTAACAGAGGCAGCAGTTACTGATTGAATCACCTGTCTGCAAACGATCAGCCTGATGGCTGATAGTGTTATCAGACAGCTCAGCCACACAGGAGCTctctcaaaataaaactgatattGAGGAATAGAAAATGACAGGGGAATAGAAATCACTGCCTCAAAACTGACAGTTTTCACTTCACTTAAAATCTAACTGCTTTTGCAATAATCTGCACTGTCCTCTCATCTACTGTAGATCTTAAAATAAGTTTCATTGGGGGCTACTTGACTGCTGGCACAGTTGAGAttattaacattacatttatgaaaataacaacatgaaaatgaacaacagGTTTGTAAagaaagattttaaataaaatgcatcaagGTGCAGCAAAACCAGGTGGACCGAACTTACACCACTTGTTGCTAAATGAGATATCAACCAGTGTTGGTATAGTTACTTTATATAAAagtactttatactttatataccTTATACTAAAGACTGTTACTTCATTACATGTCCAAGGG
The nucleotide sequence above comes from Pempheris klunzingeri isolate RE-2024b chromosome 8, fPemKlu1.hap1, whole genome shotgun sequence. Encoded proteins:
- the LOC139204876 gene encoding lysosomal thioesterase PPT2-A-like, producing the protein MNTPQDPRGSAVPLPLLLLLLLLTGVCIDGYKPVIIVHGIFDGPKEFKTLSLFITKAHPGTKVSVIDLYDNMTSLKPLWRQVQAFRKAIESIMRKAPDGVHLLCFSQGGLICRALLSTISDHNVDAFISLSSPQAGQYGDTDYLRCVFPDYLKKTVFRICYTRLGQKVSICNYWNDPHHRSRYLQTNSFLPLLNGDRPHAKMKAWRENFLRIKKLVLIGGPDDGVITPWQSSHFGFYDSNENVVEMRNQEFYRNDTFGLKMLDARGDISMCVHSGVKHVHWHSNITVFGSCIEKWLT